The following coding sequences lie in one Apium graveolens cultivar Ventura chromosome 3, ASM990537v1, whole genome shotgun sequence genomic window:
- the LOC141714892 gene encoding uncharacterized protein LOC141714892 yields the protein MTKWVEAKSMRTINQQNCIKFMDSIVMRFGISVVLISDNGIQFVGSDFEAYLKELGIKHKRESVAHPYGNEQDHPQAGTRETPFKLAYGTEEWLLVETGSPSHRVVNFDEVSNIEGLKTNMELFDELRDWAWKRWKATRKKRSSILQKKPKSGNMEWGIWYSEIPKLQTQQIKANFSPTGKGLKN from the exons ATGACTAAGTGGGTGGAGGCTAAATCCATGCGAACCATCAATCAACAGAATTGCATCAAATTCATGGATTCAATTGTGATGAGGTTCGGAATCTCGGTGGTCTTGATCTCAGATAACGGAATACAGTTTGTTGGATCAGATTTTGAAGCATATCTGAAAGAGCTCGGCATCAAACATAAAAGAGAATCTGTGGCCCACCCCTACGGAAACGAACAG GACCACCCCCAGGCAGGAACCAGAGAGACTCCTTTTAAACTTGCTTATGGCACCGAGGAGTGGCTCCTAGTCGAAACCGGATCACCCTCCCACAGAGTTGTCAATTTCGACGAAGTCTCAAATATTGAAGGTCTTAAAACCAACATGGAGCTCTTTGATGAATTAAGAGACTGGGCATGGAAAAGATGGAAAGCTACAAGGAAAAAACGAAGCTCTATTTTGCAAAAAAAGCCAAAATCAGGGAATATGGAGTGGGGGATTTGGTACTCCGAGATACCGAAGCTTCAGACCCAACAAATCAAGGCAAACTTCAGCCCAACTGGGAAGGGCCTTAAAAATTAA